One window of Cellulomonas shaoxiangyii genomic DNA carries:
- a CDS encoding TetR/AcrR family transcriptional regulator has protein sequence MRDDGARTRANIRDAAHVEFAAYGLAGARVDRIAKAAGANVQRIYAYYSDKAGLFRACVLDAVANLDAAIGDDADDLVTLAGRMFDHISRDPHNPRILTWARLEIEDDLRELISTSGTDPLRRVREIAAAGGIDPRWTPEDVFVVLISLCAPEDAVSVPARTGDPARARRRDLVLHLATQLRPSRAT, from the coding sequence ATGCGTGACGACGGTGCCCGGACGCGGGCCAACATCCGTGACGCTGCGCACGTCGAGTTCGCGGCCTACGGGCTCGCGGGGGCGCGCGTCGACCGCATCGCGAAGGCGGCGGGCGCCAACGTCCAGCGCATCTACGCCTACTACTCCGACAAGGCCGGCCTGTTCCGGGCGTGCGTCCTCGACGCGGTCGCCAACCTGGACGCGGCCATCGGCGACGACGCGGACGACCTCGTCACGCTCGCCGGTCGGATGTTCGACCACATCTCCCGCGACCCCCACAACCCGCGCATCCTCACCTGGGCCCGGCTCGAGATCGAGGACGACCTCCGCGAGCTCATCTCCACGTCCGGGACGGACCCGCTGCGACGCGTGCGGGAGATCGCCGCCGCAGGCGGGATCGACCCGCGCTGGACCCCGGAGGACGTGTTCGTCGTCCTCATCAGCCTGTGCGCACCGGAGGACGCGGTATCCGTCCCGGCGCGGACCGGCGACCCGGCCCGTGCGCGCCGACGCGACCTCGTGCTGCACCTGGCGACCCAGCTCCGGCCGAGCCGCGCGACCTGA
- a CDS encoding MFS transporter — translation MTLQSPPSPTGTEAPTAKHRWWILLVVALTQLVVVLDGTIVNIALPQAQQSIGLSDLERQWVVTAYALCFGALLLLGGRIADYWGRKRTFLVGMIGFGIASGYGGLVDSGAELIVARGLQGVFAALMAPAALAILTTTFPGGKDRITAFAVFGSIAGAGAGVGLVLGGVLTEFASWRWCLLVNVPIVAVAVVAGAFLLTESRADGDKTYDWIGAVLVVLGLGSLVYGFTRAEHGWGHADVIGFIGGGVALLALFVLSQTRVAHPLLPLRVVRHRVRAGALLLQAVAGSVMIGAMLYVTLHLQIVLAFSPLQAGLASLPLTVVIGVVAPLLARFLPVTGPRVIMILGPLLGAAAMLYLSRLTADGSYVVQVLPALVLLGVGMAMMFVPMQNLALVGVEPHDAGVASAATNAAMQIGGSIGLAVFTAVYAAAGGDGRTPDALVDGYSAAFVATAVALLVGMVVAVVCIRGTKDELMPPGDGIVHTG, via the coding sequence GTGACCCTGCAGTCCCCGCCGTCCCCGACCGGCACCGAGGCGCCCACCGCGAAGCACCGGTGGTGGATCCTCCTGGTCGTCGCGCTCACCCAGCTCGTCGTCGTCCTCGACGGCACCATCGTCAACATCGCGCTCCCCCAGGCACAGCAGTCGATCGGTCTGTCCGACCTCGAGCGTCAGTGGGTCGTCACGGCGTACGCCCTGTGCTTCGGGGCGCTCCTCCTGCTCGGCGGTCGGATCGCCGACTACTGGGGCCGCAAGCGCACGTTCCTGGTCGGGATGATCGGCTTCGGCATCGCCTCCGGCTACGGCGGTCTCGTCGACAGCGGGGCCGAGCTGATCGTCGCCCGCGGCCTCCAGGGCGTCTTCGCCGCGCTCATGGCGCCGGCCGCGCTGGCCATCCTCACCACCACCTTCCCCGGCGGCAAGGACCGCATCACGGCGTTCGCGGTCTTCGGCAGCATCGCCGGTGCGGGCGCCGGCGTCGGGCTCGTCCTCGGCGGCGTGCTCACCGAGTTCGCCAGCTGGCGCTGGTGCCTGCTCGTGAACGTCCCGATCGTCGCGGTCGCCGTCGTCGCCGGTGCCTTCCTGCTCACCGAGTCGCGCGCCGACGGGGACAAGACGTACGACTGGATCGGCGCGGTCCTCGTCGTCCTGGGCCTCGGCTCGCTCGTCTACGGCTTCACGCGGGCCGAGCACGGCTGGGGGCACGCCGACGTCATCGGCTTCATCGGCGGCGGGGTGGCCCTGCTCGCCCTGTTCGTCCTCAGCCAGACGAGGGTCGCGCACCCGCTCCTGCCGTTGCGGGTCGTCCGGCACCGGGTCCGCGCGGGCGCGCTCCTCCTCCAGGCGGTGGCCGGGAGCGTCATGATCGGCGCGATGCTGTACGTGACCCTCCACCTGCAGATCGTGCTCGCGTTCAGCCCGCTGCAGGCCGGGCTCGCCTCGCTCCCCCTCACGGTGGTCATCGGCGTCGTCGCCCCGCTCCTCGCCCGCTTCCTCCCGGTGACCGGGCCGCGCGTCATCATGATCCTCGGCCCGCTCCTCGGCGCCGCTGCGATGCTCTACCTGAGCCGGCTCACCGCCGACGGGTCCTACGTCGTGCAGGTCCTGCCCGCGCTCGTCCTGCTGGGCGTCGGCATGGCGATGATGTTCGTCCCGATGCAGAACCTCGCCCTGGTCGGGGTCGAGCCGCACGACGCCGGCGTCGCCAGCGCCGCGACCAACGCCGCCATGCAGATCGGCGGGTCGATCGGCCTCGCCGTGTTCACCGCGGTCTACGCGGCGGCCGGCGGCGACGGCAGGACCCCGGACGCGCTCGTGGACGGGTACTCCGCCGCGTTCGTCGCGACCGCCGTCGCGCTGCTCGTCGGCATGGTCGTCGCCGTCGTGTGCATCCGGGGCACGAAGGACGAGCTCATGCCCCCGGGCGACGGCATCGTCCACACGGGCTGA
- a CDS encoding DNA polymerase IV has protein sequence MGAARRPRPVVAAVEVLRRPELAGRPVVVGGRGDPSERGVVSTASYEARAFGVRSGMPLRVAARKLPDAVFLPVDAPEYERASEQVMTALRSLGAVVEVLGWDEAFLGAVTDDPEALAHRAQQAVLTATRLRCSVGIGDNKVRAKIATEHGKPAGTFRLTAENWSQVMGARPTIELWGVGTKVSRRLETLGVRTVDELAAAPVDALVTEFGPRMGVWYHELGQGLGPTTVDDRPWVPRGHGRETTFQENLTTPAQAREAVRTLAGQVLEDVAQDGRAVVRVALKVRYAPFVTTGASRTLDAPTRDPATILAAVLALADRLEDREIRLLGVRAEMLMPDDADPAARTPVRGRI, from the coding sequence ATGGGTGCTGCACGTCGACCTCGACCAGTCGTCGCGGCCGTCGAGGTGCTGCGCCGACCCGAGCTGGCGGGCCGGCCCGTCGTCGTGGGCGGTCGGGGCGACCCGAGCGAGCGCGGGGTCGTGTCCACCGCGTCGTACGAGGCGCGGGCGTTCGGCGTGCGCTCCGGGATGCCGTTGCGCGTCGCCGCGCGCAAGCTGCCCGACGCCGTCTTCCTCCCCGTCGACGCTCCCGAGTACGAGCGTGCGTCGGAGCAGGTCATGACCGCGCTGCGGTCGCTGGGGGCCGTGGTGGAGGTGCTCGGCTGGGACGAGGCCTTCCTCGGGGCGGTGACCGACGACCCCGAGGCGCTGGCGCACCGGGCGCAGCAGGCGGTCCTGACCGCGACCCGGCTGCGCTGCTCGGTCGGCATCGGCGACAACAAGGTCCGCGCCAAGATCGCGACGGAGCACGGCAAGCCCGCCGGCACGTTCCGCCTCACCGCCGAGAACTGGTCGCAGGTGATGGGCGCGCGCCCGACGATCGAGCTGTGGGGTGTCGGCACGAAGGTGTCGCGACGGCTGGAGACGCTCGGGGTCAGGACCGTGGACGAGCTCGCCGCGGCGCCCGTCGACGCCCTGGTGACGGAGTTCGGGCCCCGGATGGGCGTCTGGTACCACGAGCTGGGGCAGGGCCTCGGGCCCACGACGGTGGACGACCGGCCCTGGGTGCCGCGGGGTCACGGCCGCGAGACCACGTTCCAGGAGAACCTCACGACGCCCGCGCAGGCACGCGAGGCGGTGCGCACGCTGGCGGGCCAGGTCCTCGAGGACGTCGCGCAGGACGGGCGTGCGGTCGTCCGGGTCGCGCTCAAGGTGCGCTACGCGCCCTTCGTCACGACCGGCGCGAGCCGCACGCTCGACGCGCCGACGCGCGACCCGGCGACGATCCTCGCCGCCGTGCTGGCGCTCGCCGACAGGCTCGAGGACCGTGAGATCCGGCTCCTGGGCGTGCGCGCGGAGATGCTGATGCCCGACGACGCCGACCCCGCGGCGCGCACGCCCGTGCGCGGCCGCATCTGA
- a CDS encoding helix-turn-helix transcriptional regulator, with translation MSSSNTLGEFLRARRAQLVPDPASPSDRRRVPGLRREEIARSASISVDYYARIEQGRAGVVSDEVLQALVDALALSVEQRTHLFALARPRHVVPVTPGEGIAITGLRTLAELTAAPAMVVDRRYTIVVANTLLQILISPPDVVPSATSVPGSMAEFVFLDRRSSEVFADWPVAARGVLTRLRFQAARHPRDDALTELITDLHGRSRWFADHWSDPHMDGLWAESGSIVHPRWGTYRYNLLTLTSPAHEEYMVHAYVPSDAPAVEVAHHLRHAHLRRSSSSASHNRST, from the coding sequence ATGAGCAGCTCGAACACTCTCGGAGAGTTCCTTCGGGCGCGCCGAGCCCAGCTCGTCCCGGACCCGGCATCACCGTCCGACCGCCGCCGCGTCCCGGGTCTGCGACGCGAGGAGATCGCCCGCAGCGCCAGCATCAGTGTCGACTACTACGCCCGGATCGAGCAGGGACGGGCGGGCGTCGTCTCGGACGAGGTCCTGCAGGCCCTCGTCGATGCTCTGGCGCTCAGCGTCGAGCAGCGGACTCATCTGTTCGCGTTGGCTCGTCCACGCCACGTCGTCCCCGTCACGCCGGGAGAGGGCATCGCGATCACCGGCCTGCGGACGCTGGCGGAGCTGACTGCTGCACCAGCGATGGTGGTCGATCGGCGGTACACGATCGTCGTGGCGAACACCCTGCTCCAGATCCTGATCTCGCCGCCAGACGTGGTTCCGAGCGCGACCTCGGTGCCCGGCAGCATGGCTGAGTTCGTCTTCCTGGACCGGCGGTCCTCCGAGGTCTTCGCCGACTGGCCGGTGGCGGCACGAGGTGTCCTGACCCGGTTGAGGTTCCAAGCAGCCCGTCATCCGCGGGACGACGCACTGACGGAGCTCATCACCGACCTCCACGGTCGGAGCCGGTGGTTCGCAGACCACTGGTCCGACCCGCACATGGACGGCCTGTGGGCCGAGTCCGGCAGCATCGTGCACCCCCGGTGGGGCACCTATCGGTACAACCTGCTCACGCTGACCTCCCCGGCCCATGAGGAGTACATGGTCCACGCCTACGTCCCCTCCGACGCACCCGCTGTCGAGGTCGCTCACCACCTTCGTCACGCGCACCTGCGTCGATCGTCCTCGTCTGCGTCCCACAACCGATCCACCTGA
- a CDS encoding NPP1 family protein, translating into MTIVTGLGLVVPAASATAAEPDPPRALPQNASADELKWQPVLDYDTDGCYNVPAIGPDGTIAQGLPHSNVGLAADCRDQSDLDNTNTYSRSRCNSGWCVYLYAYYFEKDVATGDTPASAGHRHDWEHIAVWVKDDKAEYVSTSAHGKYDPEPADNIRWEGTHPKIVYHKDGGRTHAFRFAAAGDEPPENHYHNWRRSALVGYDGFPAGLRDKLVNHAFGSATLAIKDSQFASNIESSIPRSWQCTPRQGGDFCNPDGGGPAFPFDANVDDRPPPPQDVPALPNEPPPNPYPSDARTFTVEAGGTSFSATQPRNSVATYTWTDGEHPEEWLTSASGSELNRTMTKMTVAAYGAATETISVDAGRTHQTIDGFGGAMTDSAAALILGSPNRDDAMNRLFGTGPGQAGLTMVRSPMGSSDLMADGNDFHTYEDVRGSFSVDAFASDRRQIEALQQAKRIVGSKDFKLIGTPWSAPGWAKRGGSLRARGCGIEANELDVRQAGAYADYFTKYVAAYDAKGIKPWMVSLQNEPQNCKTAMPTTLLSASDSVVLGKELQARLPGDVKVLGWDHNWNDKHYVDALTASGSVDAVGYHCYDGNHYANQTTAVATYMTECSGFTDSSANVEQNLGWEVANMLMGPLRHGSKGSIYWSLAQDQNGNPRLNGPDACGTCRGMLTKNAAGQIEPSQDFYYFAQFSAFVRPGSVRIESTNSGDVSTVAFRNGNTTTLVALVSSHHADGGKAGSDERDLRRHIVQFDGENVAQKTAWLVGADGYRRWISDGSTFNCLKYDAGMQGPDSLPGGALDKHINLEHVWAVCGAYTMGARSQLEVGTYIKSGGGARLTLTADGLRALDTLGETRWTPPGSGDRLILEEDNNLVLYAGSRVVWASNTVGSGAAWLSIRDDGTFVLTDKANKVVWVSDTGTRDYRRRIVQYDGDGAAQKTAWFVGNDGNRRWIPDLPTYECLRDAGSGNAVSLSSDVLDKVPNLTDVWAVCGGDRIGADSALEAKGHLRAGDYRLTLSATELVLTRNGTRVWAAGQGGEQLKLQTDGNLVMYDKEGRSTWATNTKGTSAGWLVLGTDGSLRLYDDGGKQVWSR; encoded by the coding sequence GTGACCATCGTCACCGGGCTCGGCCTGGTTGTGCCTGCCGCCAGCGCGACAGCAGCAGAGCCGGACCCGCCGCGGGCGCTTCCGCAGAACGCCTCAGCGGACGAGCTGAAATGGCAACCGGTTCTCGACTACGACACCGACGGGTGTTACAACGTCCCGGCCATCGGACCTGACGGCACCATCGCGCAGGGCCTGCCGCACAGCAACGTCGGGCTCGCGGCCGATTGCCGCGACCAGTCCGACCTGGACAACACCAATACCTACTCGCGGTCGCGGTGCAACTCGGGGTGGTGCGTCTACCTCTACGCGTACTATTTCGAGAAGGACGTCGCTACGGGCGACACTCCTGCCAGCGCGGGGCACAGGCACGACTGGGAGCACATCGCGGTCTGGGTCAAGGACGACAAGGCTGAGTACGTGTCGACGTCGGCTCACGGCAAATACGATCCCGAGCCGGCCGACAACATCCGCTGGGAGGGCACTCATCCCAAGATCGTGTACCACAAGGACGGGGGCCGGACCCACGCCTTCCGCTTCGCCGCTGCCGGCGACGAGCCGCCGGAGAACCACTACCACAACTGGCGTCGGTCCGCGCTCGTGGGTTACGACGGCTTCCCGGCGGGCCTGCGGGACAAGCTCGTCAATCACGCCTTTGGCTCGGCGACGCTAGCCATCAAGGATTCGCAGTTCGCGTCTAACATCGAGTCGTCCATTCCCAGGTCCTGGCAGTGCACGCCGCGCCAGGGCGGCGACTTCTGCAACCCCGACGGAGGGGGACCCGCCTTCCCGTTCGACGCGAACGTCGACGACAGGCCGCCACCTCCGCAGGACGTCCCCGCGCTGCCCAACGAACCGCCGCCGAACCCGTACCCGTCGGACGCCAGGACCTTCACCGTCGAGGCGGGCGGGACGTCCTTCTCCGCGACGCAGCCGAGGAACTCGGTGGCGACCTACACCTGGACCGACGGCGAGCACCCGGAAGAGTGGCTGACCAGCGCCAGCGGCAGTGAGCTGAACCGGACGATGACCAAGATGACGGTGGCCGCCTACGGCGCAGCGACGGAGACCATCTCCGTCGATGCGGGGCGCACCCATCAGACGATCGACGGGTTCGGTGGTGCGATGACCGACTCTGCGGCCGCGCTCATTCTCGGTTCCCCGAACCGTGACGACGCCATGAACCGTCTGTTCGGCACCGGCCCTGGGCAGGCCGGTCTGACGATGGTGCGTTCGCCGATGGGTTCGAGCGACCTGATGGCGGACGGCAACGACTTCCACACCTACGAAGACGTGCGGGGCAGCTTCTCCGTCGATGCGTTCGCGAGTGACAGGCGCCAGATCGAGGCGCTGCAGCAGGCGAAGAGGATCGTCGGGAGCAAGGACTTCAAGCTCATCGGCACGCCGTGGAGCGCGCCGGGCTGGGCCAAGCGCGGGGGATCGCTGAGAGCCAGAGGGTGTGGGATCGAGGCGAACGAGCTCGACGTGCGGCAGGCGGGCGCGTATGCCGACTACTTCACGAAGTACGTCGCCGCGTACGACGCGAAGGGGATCAAGCCGTGGATGGTGTCGCTGCAGAACGAACCGCAGAACTGCAAGACCGCGATGCCGACCACGCTGCTGTCGGCGAGCGACTCGGTCGTTCTGGGCAAGGAGCTCCAGGCACGCCTGCCCGGTGACGTGAAGGTGCTGGGCTGGGACCACAACTGGAACGACAAGCACTACGTCGACGCCCTGACCGCCAGCGGCAGCGTCGACGCGGTCGGCTACCACTGCTACGACGGCAACCACTACGCCAACCAGACCACCGCGGTCGCGACCTACATGACGGAGTGCTCCGGGTTCACCGACTCCAGCGCCAACGTGGAGCAGAACCTCGGGTGGGAGGTGGCGAACATGCTGATGGGCCCGCTGCGGCACGGTTCCAAGGGCTCGATCTACTGGAGCCTGGCCCAGGACCAGAACGGCAACCCGCGCCTGAACGGTCCCGACGCGTGCGGCACCTGCCGCGGCATGCTCACCAAGAACGCCGCCGGTCAGATCGAACCGAGCCAGGACTTCTACTACTTCGCACAGTTCTCCGCGTTCGTACGCCCCGGCTCGGTGCGCATCGAGTCCACCAACTCCGGCGACGTGTCCACCGTCGCGTTCCGCAACGGCAACACCACGACGCTGGTGGCTCTGGTCTCCTCCCACCACGCGGACGGCGGAAAGGCCGGCTCCGACGAACGGGACCTCCGGCGGCACATCGTGCAGTTCGACGGAGAGAACGTGGCGCAGAAGACCGCCTGGCTCGTCGGCGCCGACGGGTACCGCCGGTGGATCAGTGACGGCTCGACCTTCAACTGCCTGAAGTACGACGCTGGCATGCAGGGTCCCGACAGCCTGCCCGGTGGCGCCCTGGACAAGCACATCAACCTCGAGCACGTGTGGGCGGTCTGCGGTGCCTACACCATGGGCGCCCGAAGTCAGCTCGAGGTCGGCACGTACATCAAGTCCGGCGGCGGGGCCCGCCTGACCCTGACCGCCGACGGGCTGCGCGCGCTCGACACCCTCGGGGAGACCCGGTGGACGCCACCGGGGTCCGGTGACCGGCTCATCCTCGAAGAGGACAACAACCTGGTGCTGTACGCCGGCAGCCGGGTGGTGTGGGCGAGCAACACGGTCGGCTCCGGAGCGGCCTGGCTGTCGATCCGCGACGACGGGACATTCGTGCTGACCGACAAGGCCAACAAGGTCGTGTGGGTCAGTGACACCGGCACCCGGGACTACCGGCGCAGGATCGTGCAGTACGACGGTGACGGCGCCGCCCAGAAGACCGCCTGGTTCGTCGGCAACGACGGGAACCGTCGCTGGATCCCCGACCTGCCCACCTACGAGTGCCTGCGCGACGCCGGCTCCGGCAACGCCGTCTCCCTCAGCAGCGACGTACTCGACAAGGTGCCCAACCTCACCGACGTGTGGGCGGTCTGCGGCGGCGACCGGATCGGCGCCGACAGTGCGCTCGAGGCGAAAGGACACCTCAGGGCCGGGGACTACCGGCTCACCCTCAGCGCCACCGAGCTGGTCCTGACCCGCAACGGCACCCGCGTGTGGGCCGCCGGGCAGGGCGGCGAGCAGCTCAAGCTCCAGACCGACGGCAACCTGGTCATGTACGACAAGGAGGGTCGCTCGACCTGGGCCACCAACACCAAGGGCACGAGCGCCGGGTGGCTGGTCCTGGGCACGGACGGATCTCTTCGCCTCTACGACGACGGCGGGAAGCAGGTGTGGAGCCGCTGA
- a CDS encoding cation diffusion facilitator family transporter, producing MSAGHGHAHGTATGRYRSRLVLVLVITLGVVGAQVVGGLLSGSLALLADAGHMLTDASGVALALVAGTLAARPATNTRTYGLQRAEILAALANGLLLAGLAIWVVVEAVQRWTDPPEVETGLMLAVAAAGAVANLVCLVILRAGRRESLNVRGAYLEVLGDLVGSVAVIAAGIVIATTGYARADVVASVAIGVFIVPRAWSLLRDVVDVLLEATPKGLDLDRVRDHMRRVPGVVDVHDLHAWTITSGVTALSAHVVVDDECIVEGRPGVVLDALDECLGEHFAMRHCTLQLEPVGHRGHEGAAHD from the coding sequence ATGAGCGCCGGGCACGGCCACGCGCACGGCACCGCGACGGGCCGGTACCGCTCGCGCCTGGTCCTCGTGCTGGTCATCACGCTCGGTGTCGTCGGCGCCCAGGTCGTCGGTGGGCTGCTCTCGGGGTCCCTGGCCCTGCTCGCGGACGCGGGGCACATGCTCACCGACGCGAGCGGCGTCGCCCTCGCCCTGGTGGCCGGCACCCTCGCGGCGCGGCCCGCGACGAACACCCGCACCTACGGGCTGCAGCGCGCGGAGATCCTCGCGGCCCTGGCCAACGGCCTGCTCCTGGCCGGGCTCGCGATCTGGGTGGTCGTGGAGGCGGTGCAGCGGTGGACGGACCCGCCCGAGGTGGAGACCGGGCTCATGCTCGCCGTGGCGGCCGCCGGCGCCGTCGCGAACCTCGTCTGCCTCGTGATCCTGCGGGCCGGCCGGCGCGAGAGCCTCAACGTGCGCGGCGCCTACCTCGAGGTGCTCGGCGACCTGGTCGGCTCCGTCGCGGTCATCGCCGCCGGCATCGTCATCGCCACGACCGGGTACGCGCGGGCCGACGTCGTCGCGTCCGTCGCGATCGGGGTGTTCATCGTCCCGCGGGCGTGGTCGCTGCTGCGCGACGTCGTCGACGTCCTGCTCGAGGCCACCCCGAAGGGGCTCGACCTCGACCGCGTCCGGGACCACATGCGTCGGGTCCCCGGCGTCGTGGACGTGCACGACCTGCACGCGTGGACCATCACCAGCGGCGTCACCGCGCTGTCCGCGCACGTCGTCGTGGACGACGAGTGCATCGTCGAGGGCCGCCCCGGGGTGGTCCTCGACGCCCTCGACGAGTGCCTCGGCGAGCACTTCGCGATGCGGCACTGCACGCTGCAGCTCGAACCCGTCGGCCACCGTGGGCACGAGGGCGCGGCGCACGACTAG
- a CDS encoding cation diffusion facilitator family transporter, producing MTATGELDAVEVERLTRRGLRLARFTVAYNVLEGAVAVTAGLLAGLVSVVGFGVDSAIESIAAVLVAVRLSARLRDGEADERKERLTLKAVAVTFFVLAAYVTVEGVRSLLDGQPPESSPVAIGLLVTSVVVMPVLAAMKRDVGRRLKDDLILADAAETRICVLLSISTLAGVALHALTGAAWLDPVAAFVIAAFAIHEGREAWEGELVEDEDEDAR from the coding sequence GTGACCGCGACCGGCGAGCTCGACGCCGTGGAGGTCGAGCGGCTGACGCGCCGGGGGCTGCGGCTGGCCCGGTTCACGGTCGCGTACAACGTCCTCGAGGGCGCCGTCGCCGTCACCGCCGGACTGCTGGCCGGCCTCGTCTCGGTCGTGGGGTTCGGGGTGGACTCGGCGATCGAGTCGATCGCCGCGGTCCTGGTGGCGGTGCGCCTGTCGGCCCGGCTGCGCGACGGCGAGGCGGACGAGCGCAAGGAGCGTCTGACCCTGAAGGCGGTCGCCGTCACGTTCTTCGTGCTCGCCGCGTACGTCACGGTCGAGGGCGTCCGCAGCCTCCTCGACGGCCAGCCGCCGGAGAGCTCGCCGGTGGCCATCGGTCTCCTGGTGACCTCCGTCGTCGTCATGCCCGTGCTGGCGGCGATGAAGCGCGACGTGGGCCGGCGCCTCAAGGACGACCTGATCCTCGCGGACGCCGCCGAGACGCGGATCTGCGTGCTGCTGAGCATCTCCACCCTGGCGGGCGTCGCGCTGCACGCCCTGACCGGCGCCGCGTGGCTCGACCCCGTCGCGGCCTTCGTGATCGCGGCCTTCGCCATCCACGAGGGCAGGGAGGCCTGGGAGGGCGAGCTCGTCGAGGACGAGGACGAGGACGCACGATGA
- a CDS encoding ArsR/SmtB family transcription factor — translation MTMTAGPRDAVLLDETALDAAACLFRGFGDPSRLTILRHLALGEHRVVDLTEHLGLAQSTVSQHLACLRDCGLVRSRREGRASVFTLAHPEALTDLLGAAERLLARTGDAVTLCPASGAAATHAGATAS, via the coding sequence ATGACGATGACAGCGGGACCGCGCGACGCCGTGCTGCTGGACGAGACCGCGCTCGACGCCGCCGCGTGCCTCTTCCGCGGCTTCGGCGACCCCTCGCGGCTGACCATCCTGCGCCACCTCGCCCTCGGCGAGCACCGGGTCGTCGACCTGACCGAGCACCTCGGCCTCGCGCAGTCCACGGTGTCCCAGCACCTGGCCTGCCTGCGCGACTGCGGACTGGTCCGCTCGCGCCGCGAGGGGCGCGCGTCCGTGTTCACGCTGGCGCACCCCGAGGCGCTCACGGACCTGCTCGGTGCCGCCGAGAGGCTGCTGGCCCGCACGGGAGACGCGGTCACGCTGTGCCCGGCGTCGGGTGCCGCCGCCACGCACGCCGGGGCGACGGCCTCGTGA
- the arsB gene encoding ACR3 family arsenite efflux transporter has protein sequence MSKQTLAVPQQLAGRRLSALDRWLPVWIGTAMLAGLALGRFVPSLADGLARLEVGGISLPIGLGLLVMMYPVLAKVRYDRLAAVTGDRRLLVSSLVLNWLVGPALMFALAWVFLPDLPEYRTGLIVVGLARCIAMVVIWNDLACGDREAATVLVAINSVFQVVAFSLLGWFYLTVLPGWLGLDTQGLDVSVGQIALNVLVFLGVPLVAGFASRRIGERTRGREWYESSFVPRIGPWALYGLLFTIVLLFALQGDAVTRNPLDVARIALPLLVYFAVMWGVGLATGRTLGLGYARSTTLAFTAAGNNFELAIAVAIGTFGVTSGQALAGVVGPLVEVPVLVGLVHVSLWAARRWFATDPHAAPLDQEVRP, from the coding sequence GTGTCGAAGCAGACCCTCGCGGTGCCCCAGCAGCTCGCCGGACGCAGGCTGTCCGCCCTGGACCGGTGGCTGCCCGTCTGGATCGGCACCGCCATGCTGGCCGGCCTCGCGCTCGGGCGCTTCGTCCCGTCCCTGGCCGACGGGCTCGCGCGCCTCGAGGTGGGCGGGATCTCGCTGCCGATCGGGCTCGGGCTGCTGGTCATGATGTACCCGGTGCTGGCGAAGGTCCGCTACGACCGGCTCGCCGCGGTGACCGGCGACCGGCGGCTGCTGGTGAGCTCGCTGGTGCTGAACTGGCTGGTCGGGCCGGCGCTGATGTTCGCCCTGGCGTGGGTGTTCCTGCCCGACCTGCCGGAGTACCGCACCGGCCTGATCGTCGTCGGCCTCGCCCGCTGCATCGCGATGGTCGTGATCTGGAACGACCTGGCCTGCGGCGACCGCGAGGCCGCCACCGTGCTCGTGGCGATCAACTCCGTCTTCCAGGTCGTGGCGTTCTCGCTGCTCGGCTGGTTCTACCTCACCGTCCTGCCCGGGTGGCTCGGCCTGGACACCCAGGGCCTGGACGTCTCGGTCGGGCAGATCGCGCTCAACGTGCTGGTGTTCCTCGGGGTGCCGCTCGTCGCCGGGTTCGCCTCCCGCCGGATCGGGGAACGCACCAGGGGCCGCGAGTGGTACGAGTCCTCGTTCGTCCCCCGCATCGGGCCCTGGGCCCTGTACGGGCTGCTGTTCACGATCGTCCTGCTGTTCGCGCTGCAGGGGGACGCGGTCACCCGCAACCCCCTCGACGTCGCCCGCATCGCCCTGCCCCTGCTCGTCTACTTCGCCGTGATGTGGGGCGTCGGCCTGGCCACCGGCAGGACGCTCGGCCTGGGCTACGCCCGCTCGACGACGCTCGCGTTCACCGCCGCCGGCAACAACTTCGAGCTCGCCATCGCGGTCGCGATCGGCACCTTCGGCGTCACCTCCGGGCAGGCGCTGGCCGGTGTCGTCGGGCCGCTCGTCGAGGTCCCCGTGCTCGTCGGCCTCGTCCACGTCTCCCTGTGGGCCGCACGCCGGTGGTTCGCCACCGATCCGCACGCCGCCCCGCTCGACCAGGAGGTCCGTCCGTGA